The Toxorhynchites rutilus septentrionalis strain SRP chromosome 1, ASM2978413v1, whole genome shotgun sequence genome contains the following window.
TTCGTTCCCTTATAGTTGTAATATTCACTACCACAATTAGGTGGTGCTTGAATTGTGATGTGCTTCCCATCAATAGCTCCATAGCAACCTGGGAAGTTCCACCTTGAATGGAATCCTACTCCTATATCTTGCCATTCTTCCTTATTCGGcatctgaaaaattaaaatataattgtTAGTTATGATTTCAATTAGAATAGtgtcataaaataaaatattttcaatttcaggaACCATTTCATGCATCAACATCTGGGAGCGATTTTGCTGAAGAAATTACAATAATCGATGAGGAGTACCTCGATGCTACTGATGAAAACAACGCTGATGAAATCCTACCAAAGAAGCCATCGAACAGAAGATCGAAGAAGAAATTGTCAACTGAGCAGTCTACAATACAAGCGGCCGTGAATGAACTGAAGGAACTGAATAATAATTTAACAGTGTCTGCCTCGAGTATGGGAGAACCAGAAGATGAATGTGAGGCAATTGGAAGACATGTTATAATGCAGCTCAGACAGTTATCCCCAATTGATAGAATTGATGCGACAGatgaaatacatgcaattctttCTAGATACCGTAAGAATGCCCTCTGCGTCAGTAGAATGCAATACACATATTCTGATCACGAATATACTGAAACATCACAGGCGACTGTAGGTTTTCCACCAAGATCACCCTAACGTCCTACATCTTCACAATCAAATCAACAGTCGCAAATACTATAACCAAGTCATGCAATATTGTACTATTTTTAAGGATCACTTTCCATACAATAGAACTTAGATAATAAAAAAAGCTACTTACTTTaataaaatcttttagactgaaaTTTATAgcgtcacatacttccggaattatcttagctatggatgccttcgagattctaaaaaatatcgacaataatctgaacgatattccagaggaGAGGTACACCAAAGTAATTtctaatttcactcttgcaggtatagcaccCCTCataagtgtatcttggcgttgtatttttggagcaattaaatccaatagTGTTTCCACTTGTTCTGGTGTtactctcaacactgctctgtactctcggggatcattatcgtagagttcgttcagtattgtatttgttgctccttttttttgcatccaattcctggcccaaatccttttgcctttctgctttttccgaaTAGTACCTTCAGCTCGAagtaattcagcacaaagtatttttgtaACCGCTTTTGTCACGGTACGAACTACAGTCAGCCGTGTTTTGCTGGACAACATTGTATACGGTATAAACTACGGTTAGCGTGTATTTCGGGATCAAATTGTGTGAtaataaatgcaactgaaaacctgagataaaaactgccaatagagatgtcgatttcggatcaattatCTGTCAAATTCTGATCTGATTCCTGTTTCTCATTATTTGAtgtacatttgaaaaatcacctggcatccctggtaaacccgtgctgtTGTATCTAGTTACATGCCAAcaactcacactgtgtgaacagacaaggcgagtcaaccgattgtcaagcgagtccaccgggtcagtagctgctcactgtcaagtcagctactagcaacgtataaatgggcctttacttGTTGAATAGTTTCTCAGAAGTGTCAAAAGGAGCTGATTGGGTGTGCCCAGCCGTGACAAAACATCCTTGTCCGTTAGcgattttgtttcgttttcgtGTACTTTGCACACGAGCTTTCTTGTGAGTTTTCGTAAAGGTTCGTCTAGTATGACCAGATTAGATAAACATTTGTTCAAGTTGTTTACTAGATTTGCACGTACCTGCACACCCAACTTATATTCTATCCATGACCTTTTGGAACAGTTCAGAAGCTATAACTATTCCAAAAGAAAGCCGTTTGAAACGGAAAAGACCCTTGTAAGTAGTAAACGTTGTTGTATCTCTGGATTCCAGAGCTAATTCAATTTTAACATCCGTCACAAAAATACCGAGGATTGTTAAAGGATTAGTGTTACCTTATTCTTTAAGCACCTCAAGCTGCTTTTGGCGCATTGATAAACAGCTATGTTTCACTGCTTCATCTGCTCCCAATTCAACGAGCAAACTTAGTTTAATGCCTCCAATACTACATGAAGCAACGTTGGTAGGAACTTACAACAAGTTTTAGATGTTGATTCAACAGGAGCGACCTCCCGGCTATCTTCAAAATCAACTTCTGATTCCATAACGACACGtacttttttgttgttgtgagCGGTataatctaatttaattttcggGAACGACTCGATGACTCGAAGTGTTTAACTCGTTTGtagctaagataagatcagacaatagggggtcttttacggaccaaatttctgtcagatacggaccaaatttctgtcagtcgttctgatttctgattggtcgatttcgataaattttgtaaacaaagtcgatttttccagtgttgccaataaaaataaattacgttgggtttgtattgaatttagaaaaaaaaatgaatttaattgatattacgatacttagtttagaggaaatgtgaaggaattgtatacacgttttacctaattattttgttactatattttgattgaattgaaatatttatatatatatatatatatatatatatatatatatgtatatatatatatatatatatatatatatatatatatatatatatatatatatatatatatatatatatatatatatatatatatatatatatatatatatatatatatatatatatatatatatatatatacatccatttcatgtcaaaccgatatagtgctcctcagatttccatgaaaagtggtagtttctttctttattgcaaaatattagacccgtattttttattttttcgttagggtgaccttttcttattttagggtggtccgaaaaatcatttttttcaactttttcctaaaagtgccttttttaaaaattcataactttttaatcactgaaccgatttagatgatcgatatatcaaattgaagccaattaatcttttttggaaaaatattaggcttgccaagaaatcgaattttgttttcgtaactattgattgtagttgttttttgttatttttatgttttttgtttttatgtttttatattttatgttttttcttgaaagctgaggatttattacataacatatctcgatatcagataggcttttttgtgtttttgagtgacttttcaaagttaaccggtcgtccgtaaaatcatttttccactcttatccaaaaataattttttgcaaaaatttattacatttgaactactgaactgattgagatgatcgacatattaaattgaagccaataagccaatcttttttgaaaaaatatcacacttaccggaaagataggattctagtcgcataggtctagtctagtcacataagaatattgaacgaagacttaaaacatgttaaatttacaaaataatgactctaaaacgaaaaaaaaacacctctctagaaccctctttccaagttcaatacttttttcaatattttttctattaaaaatctacctcattggcttcaattagatttattgatcatctgaatcggttcagaggttcaaaagttatgattttttgaaaaagtcatttttgggaaaaagtggaaaaaatgagttttcggacaacactaaaatggaaatggacataagtttagtttaataataatctatttggtttctgatactaatatattttatttctaccatgccatgctcctgctataaaattttcgtttccttgtttttttgttttctccgctttttaaacgaaaagatataaatttttttataatgtcattccttgttttttcacaatggaataaagtggatggcaaaacatacatttctcctgccattttcttcggcaaatcagcttcgttaggttccaaatgcgatttcatatttcggaatagaatttccattgctaagaagaaattaaaagtctcatcattcactatgcagatgggagagttagaagctgtagctcgcaaatatgaaaaaagagacggttgatacaatctaggttgtgttttgctgactaccaatctcttgttacactgctgacatgttctttcccgctgaataatttttttgatgatgaaaccagctatatagaacaacgaattttgttctgttctgtcgagaaaagttttcgcttcatcgacggtgtactcatagtcgaattcaatattcatatcatccacattatcactagaattagatgaagctgaaattcgatatgatgtcgatgctgcttcattgtccatcaatttctgggctgaacattcttcacgtcgctttgatagcaaatctatcaatccaataagatgttgttgtgtatcggctgtatacgaagcattcggtactacggtcatgtattgcgaaagagtcacaattttcaagttattgctgaattgcaatggagttgggcgtcgttgctttgcacgaatcaatgagaaaagactctccagacaatcttggacgaaccgcgatgtaaatatttgtgggtgtccttcatgcaaaagccgatctgtcaacctcacaattgcattcgtgcaaacgattacacttgtttgccatggtttccaatgtccgtgtcctacttggagatcatacattaaccgcaccatggtcttcagatgagcgatatcctcgtcatatttcataggatcattcaaacaaaatactttttcttctgccctattattgataagctcgaaccatcgagcaaagtcttctatgaagcatgcggtagtaagaagctccggtaattctcgtatttccgcatgaaacttcaatgctgcagccaccgtcctgttgcaatattttgttgcgttgcatactttcattttatctattgaagatgttctgttgtcaaagcacacatccgaggccgttagtctgtgacaaagccgcaacgtgttgtttatttcggagttcacgattgtggttaaatggtctcgatgaacaatattggatgttagctttttttcacgaacataccaatccggaactttcaggtaggcattgttcaaccagccatgtactgtatttttaaatacgtgtacgggatcgggtatgatctctagcattctgttctcagcgtttggatgaggtatcgcagcatttaatgtctcatttttgcgacgaatatcgatccccaaatccttccacatgcgctagttttcggacccggaatctgttgttataaaatggacacgcaaactgattccctctgctcttgaaactgcagacaatacagcattcttcaaaaactctttttgtatagagttgccggtgtactcgaaagcaaccacctgtttccagcgcgctgcgattccaactagcatgaataccaaagctttacaggctaaagtttgggacataggaagcgttgttgttccaacaaactgcttcgtattttggcaaaactcatttgcctcgtctatgctcatttcgtctagaaccaatccgcagtccttttcttcaaccgacattgtggagactttatgttgtagcagctcgaatatcttcaagaatacctacaaaatatcatttcatatattaacatgcgatgagacatatgattataattacataccaggactgaaacgaactccttcaatttggcgtagtagagtcctcgtggatgggaacgggaagcctttttgaataagcttgtcgtatccaccttgacatgcaaaccgaatttgtaaattttccgtaatcgtttcattggaccaacgtttcacttttttaacctctcctgttaatagcttaatttgatcttctctgaaaagcttcttcaagggttgttttccacgaattctcgaggtcagatatccgcatcttttcttccattgttttacaattctattaacggttacatcaatataaaatattagaaaataacatattttttgacacactaccttttcagcttggaaatttgatgtttcaaacgaaatatttcttcctgtagttgtttatctccttcatatacgtcaaccaaatcataattgttctcaatactttgtatctcttcccattcctcattcgcggatgcagctaaggtcggaattttcgtaactccattttcattgtatttcccatcaacaaaatgagcctgtatatatactagtattaggatatgttttagaattagtttttaatacttacgctacatattcttgtgcttgatttgatttcaaagaatggaacttctaattcactgttcacgcaaaatcgaatccattctttccgaatatttttgtcttgagggaaccgataaaatttatactcaggatgagtatccgtccttcgctcacaatttaaggctttacacttcatttttatttttgaattacgttttgtatgaataaaatggcttcctaacgttgttttggttgtattcctgctcatataataagatagaatgttttggttcagacaatgagaatctgcataacgctgtaacggttgtcagattagatttatttgctaaaaaaaaatcccaaattttttttggaaacgattatattatagatatgggtatttaaaagacttattttatctttttaaagcatatttttgagattgtctatttgaaaatatgcaataatcattgaattcgcaccaaccaaatgttacgattcattaaaatagaaatttgaaaaatccgatattttataatatttggcagctctggcatcttcatgtcatggcttcgtttttggacgacgaagaagagtaagaagccagttgtctggtcttgtcttaggtttGTAGGCATGATACACCTTGACTTTTGCTGGACATTTCAGATGTTGAAATTTGATCCCGACGTCCACATTTGTAGCAGTTGTATCcagagttgccaactataattttagaaaatcagggagaatgaaaataaaaaatcaggataaatcaggatagctcatattgggttgtccgaaaagttaatgtcgatttttgggaaaacaaaaacattttttttcaatcaaagcattataatttaattttatatccatagttctgtttcataatctttcaccatctttcacacagtttaaatattctatcctcccagaacgaGGAAACAACGTCGAAGACTGCTACGAGCCATGCatatgagaaacaggttgcttggtagtagctcataatacagaatccattccaaatctcaCCAGAAACAGAAtatatcttccttcgggcgaagaccggatatgtaaaagaattaataagcctggtataaatcctcgcataagcggaaatgctagtgtttcacctgactttttgatggtttatattttttccgaaaaacgtacagcatcactacagtgcagagttgcagagaaatcaatattcaaattttcattgaattcatcatccatgctttggaatgaatctttactcgacaaatgaggaaagcaaatCAGTGGATGACTTGttcaatttttcctaatttttatgatatttagtactgttatagatatatttacaatagtcccatcattaaagttgattctactgtGAATCAGATTCACAAATTGTATATAAAATCTTCtcatattgactgtggattcaaaaattttctcttgagtaattttggaaaaccaagaaacaattgagggtaaagataaaaaaaagttaaatacaGATTTGCGTCTcgagaatttaacttaatgtatgatatatacaagtgcgaaccggagaactatcttGAAAGAAAGCTTTGGcatgaaaaccagtatatttattacgaataatgtaaagagtacaaaaatcaagaaaaatcaggatcatttcagaaaaatcaggataaattgagtgtcttcaggatatcagggagcgtgctaaaaagtctgggaaatcctgaaaaataaggaaggttggcatctctggttgtaTCCACTCTTATCCTTGAACATACGCTTAACTTCATTTGCATGGTGAAAACTGCTCTTCAAGCGGGATAAGTTCGTCGCTCACTATAAGCACATGTCGGTTAACTTCCGCTTCCCCGGTTTGTTCGCCTAACTTTTTACTTGATTTTGTATCCCTATCAATGCGACACCTAATGACTCAGCTTCCGCGGAAGAGCGATCCTGTCGCAGTATTCTACGCCACATTTCCTGGGATTCTATAACAGCGGCGGCTAGGAATATTTCCACCAAGGTGGCCTTCATGTCTCCTGGATACTTGTCGCAACCGCAAAACGAAATCAGCGAGTCTCTccctttctcttttttttccctAATCTTAGCTTGTATCTCAATAAGCAGTCTTGGCCAAgccgcctagaagtatatcctaaggtgggccaacttgctgaaaccactcttcagccatcttggaagcctattgtgttttgtttgtaaacaaaacacaatacgtttgtgcccaagctcgctcgtgattagtctgtctctttcacgcatcaagcaaataattcccctgcGCTTTCtcccgtactgttttcatataccgctcccctaaccaacttagtgacgaaacggcctcaccttaggatatacttctaggcgccttggtcttGGCTATACAGTTCGAAGAATGCGTTCAGAGCATTGATTGCGACATAGTACTATTGCttctcatcatcatcatcatcatcatcatcattaaagGAGATTTT
Protein-coding sequences here:
- the LOC129762594 gene encoding uncharacterized protein LOC129762594, which translates into the protein MTQRWNSEQNEHFVELYKEQTILWNCMDPNYKNRDLRKASLEYIRSEVGLSDTKEVTKKIKNLRSTYNQEKLKIEKSKRSGCGTDEIYKPSVQWFDAMDYIMNIIHLKEKQTISNLEPFHASTSGSDFAEEITIIDEEYLDATDENNADEILPKKPSNRRSKKKLSTEQSTIQAAVNELKELNNNLTVSASSMGEPEDECEAIGRHVIMQLRQLSPIDRIDATDEIHAILSRYRKNALCVSRMQYTYSDHEYTETSQATVGFPPRSP